A stretch of the Zeugodacus cucurbitae isolate PBARC_wt_2022May chromosome 6, idZeuCucr1.2, whole genome shotgun sequence genome encodes the following:
- the LOC128922622 gene encoding uncharacterized protein LOC128922622 yields the protein MDSKLRKCLLLFATNQEESNKYLAELNSCSREYKIAIQQSEQELRIRRARVISIYYEILMLTTIPLCKEINPRSIWAYKRHGNFWEKDVPSMNDRVFKETFRMSRATFEILCEYVKGITKQDSCYRKCIPLQKRVAVAVYTLKSSAEYETVARLFGVSKAIVSEIFLAFCQEVWQSLRPIYLTEQLRNSEKVDECVHGFEKLGFPQCLGAIDGCHIKVRPPGKDCTDYYNYKGWYSTVLFALVDYRYRFLYINVGCPGRCNDSKIFQCSKLNTELKDPIFTAKSKTINGVMVPVGVMGDSAFRFANNLMKPYPFQVHPPEHEKIFNYQLSKCRRVVENAFGHLKARFRRIGKGVDNHIKNVPLIIKAACTLHNFLNCHNDVINHKWIEEQTTYESSVRLEQPEHTDAVADFEAEPETIRRAIANSFYSGVVESPASSSLEMN from the exons atggattcaaaattgagaaaATGTTTACTTTTGTTTGCTACAAACCAAgaagaaagcaataaatatCTAGCTGAATTAAATTCCTGTAGCCGAGAATATAAAATTGCTATCCAACAAAGTGAGCAGGAATTACGGATACGAAGAGCTCGAGTAATATcgatttattatgaaatattaatgttgACAACAATACCTCTTTGTAAGGAAATAAACCCAAGAAGTATTTGGGCATAC AAGCGACATGGGAACTTCTGGGAAAAGGATGTTCCATCAATGAACGACCGCGTTTTTAAGGAAACCTTTCGCATGAGCAGGGCAACCTTTGAAATATTGTGTGAATATGTCAAAGGTATTACCAAACAGGATTCATGCTATAGGAAGTGCATCCCATTGCAGAAAAGGGTAGCTGTTGCCGTCTACACATTAAAATCTTCGGCGGAGTATGAAACTGTTGCACGACTATTCGGTGTTTCGAAGGCTATCGTCAGCGAAATATTTCTTGCTTTTTGCCAAGAAGTGTGGCAATCATTGCGTCCCATTTATTTGACAGAACAATTAAGGAACAGTGAAAAGGTGGATGAGTGTGTTCATGGGTTTGAGAAGCTTGGCTTTCCGCAATGTCTTGGTGCCATAGACGGTTGCCACATTAAAGTTCGGCCACCTGGGAAGGATTGCACGGACTATTACAATTATAAGGGGTGGTACTCTACAGTTTTATTTGCCCTTGTAGATTATAG ATATCGCTtcctctacattaatgttggcTGCCCAGGTCGATGCAATGactcaaaaatttttcaatgtaGCAAACTAAATACTGAATTGAAGGACCCAATCTTCACTGCAAAAAGCAAAACTATTAATGGCGTGATGGTTCCTGTGGGCGTTATGGGTGATTCGGCTTTCCGATTTGCCAACAATCTAATGAAGCCCTATCCATTCCAAGTACATCCTCCAGagcatgaaaaaatttttaattaccaaTTGTCCAAATGCCGAAGAGTGGTGGAAAATGCATTTGGACACCTAAAGGCTCGCTTTAGGAGAATAGGGAAAGGAGTCGACAACCACATCAAAAATGTTCCTCTTATAATTAAAGCAGCCTGTACATTGcataactttttaaattgtcATAATGATGTCATCAACCACAAATGGATAGAAGAACAAACCACTTACGAAAGTAGTGTACGCCTGGAACAGCCCGAGCACACAGATGCTGTAGCAGATTTTGAAGCAGAACCTGAAACAATTAGAAGAGCGATTGCGAATTCATTTT ACTCCGGAGTCGTCGAAAGTCCTGCAAGCTCATCGCTTGAAATGAATTGA
- the LOC128922623 gene encoding uncharacterized protein LOC128922623, translating into MNYSAAEIKEKVHNFTNRYKLEKNAVGMTGGSPSTWIHYKEVEEILSGNKAVNFKELMQESIGVEPEDNIGCAAIYPSTSSQSQFISSDELAGLSTTPESAKRRKLTHERLIENLEKTSDMFEKEMESMRGVQERMVELTEKAVLAEEKRNDILKEMSENTKSFYKDLINLLNKK; encoded by the exons ATGAACTACAGTGCAGCTGAAATAAAGGAAAAAGTACATAATTTTACCAATCGATACAA attaGAAAAGAATGCGGTGGGTATGACTGGTGGTTCGCCTTCCACTTGGATCCACTACAAGGAGGTGGAAGAAATACTGAGTGGTAATAAGGCAGTAAATTTCAAAGAACTCATGCAAGAGagtatag gTGTGGAACCAGAAGACAACATTGGTTGCGCTGCTATCTACCCTTCGACGAGCAGCCAATCTCAATTCATTTCAAGCGATGAGCTTGCAGGACTTTCGACGACTCCGGAGTCTGCAAAAAGAAGGAAATTAACCCATGAGCGTTTAatagaaaatttggaaaaaacttCAGATATGTTTGAGAAAGAAATGGAGTCCATGAGAGGGGTGCAAGAAAGAATGGTGGAACTAACAGAAAAAGCAGTTCTTGCGGAAGAGAAAAGGaatgatattttaaaagaaatgagtgaaaatacgaaaagtttttataaagaccttattaatttgttaaataaaaaataa